Below is a window of Lebetimonas sp. JH292 DNA.
GGCATTACAGTCCGCACTCATTCCTATAAATTTACCGTTTTCTTTTACTCTGATTATACTTCCGTCCGCTCTTTTAGTATCCACTGTATTTGTCTGTACCATTGAATCATACTGCTCATAAATCCATGCTTTATCCACAATTTCACTTTCAACGATTAATTTTTCAAAAGCAATTTGTGGATTAATTTCAGGTATTTCAACATCTTTTATTGTTTTTATATATTCAGGCTCTTTTACAGGGCGGCACAGCTCCGGTGCTTCTTCGGTAATCGGGGCAACAGGAATGTCGGCTACTTTTTCTCCGTGCCAGAACAGTTCCACTTTTCCGGTATTTGTCACTCCCCCTATAACTTCGGCATCCAAATCATATTTTTTAAATATCTCGATTATTTTGTCTTCATACCCTTTTTTAGCACAAATAAGCATTCTTTCCTGGGACTCGCTTAGCATAAGCTCATACGGATTCATCCCTTCTTCCCTCATAGGAACTTTATCCAAATGCATTTTAAGGCCGCTTCCGCTTTTTCCGGCCATTTCAAAGCTGCTGCTTGTAAGCCCTGCGGCTCCCATATCCTGAATTCCGACAATATAATCTGTTTTAAAAAGCTCAAGACATGCTTCCATTAAAAGTTTCTCTGTAAAAGGGTCGCCCACCTGAACCGTCGGTCTTTGGTCTTCATCTCCCTCTTTAAAACTATCGCTGCTCATAACGGCACCTCCAAGTCCGTCCCTTCCGGTTTTACTTCCCACATAAATTACAGGATTTCCGATACCTTCGGCCTTTGCATAAAATATTTCATCCTGAGGACAAATCCCGAGGGCAAATGCATTTACCAAAACATTTCCCGCATAACACTCTTCAAATGATGTTTCTCCCCCTATTGTAGGAACGCCTATACAGTTACCGTATCCGGCTATGCCGGCAACCACTCCGCTGAGTAAGTGTCTATGAAGCTTGGCTGTTTCATCGTTACCTTTAATATGGGCAAATCTGATTGCATTAAGATTGGCTACCGGTCTTGCCCCCATGGTAAAAATATCTCTCAGTATTCCTCCAACCCCTGTAGCGGCACCCTGATAAGGCTCGATAAAACTCGGATGGTTATGACTTTCCATTTTAAATACAGCTGCCATGTTTCCCCCGATATCAATAACACCCGCATTTTCACCCGGACCCTGAATCACCCACGGAGCTTCTGTGGGAAATCCTTTTAAATAGCATTTGCTAGATTTATATGAACAGTGCTCACTCCACATCGCACTGAAAACACCAAGTTCCACCAAATTCGGAGTTCTGCCTAAAATTTCTATAATATGTTCATAATCAACTTTTGTTAATTTATGCCTTTTTAAAAGCTCGTCGAGTTCATTTTTATTAATCTCATACATTACTTGCCTTTTTTAAATGAATTTTAACATAAATAAAGATATAATTTCATTAAAAAAAGAGGAGGAGCGTATTGGATTATTATGAAATATTGGGTGTGAGCAGAACCGCAACAGCAATAGAGATAAAAAAAG
It encodes the following:
- the purL gene encoding phosphoribosylformylglycinamidine synthase subunit PurL produces the protein MYEINKNELDELLKRHKLTKVDYEHIIEILGRTPNLVELGVFSAMWSEHCSYKSSKCYLKGFPTEAPWVIQGPGENAGVIDIGGNMAAVFKMESHNHPSFIEPYQGAATGVGGILRDIFTMGARPVANLNAIRFAHIKGNDETAKLHRHLLSGVVAGIAGYGNCIGVPTIGGETSFEECYAGNVLVNAFALGICPQDEIFYAKAEGIGNPVIYVGSKTGRDGLGGAVMSSDSFKEGDEDQRPTVQVGDPFTEKLLMEACLELFKTDYIVGIQDMGAAGLTSSSFEMAGKSGSGLKMHLDKVPMREEGMNPYELMLSESQERMLICAKKGYEDKIIEIFKKYDLDAEVIGGVTNTGKVELFWHGEKVADIPVAPITEEAPELCRPVKEPEYIKTIKDVEIPEINPQIAFEKLIVESEIVDKAWIYEQYDSMVQTNTVDTKRADGSIIRVKENGKFIGMSADCNARFCYINPRLGASAAVMESGRNIAVKKITPLAITDCLNYGNPENPEIMWQFKEGCEGIKEACKALNTPVVSGNVSLYNENEGEGIFPTPEIAMVGVGDSFRTSEIKNEGNIIYLLGETKSEFGGSLYLKVFGSIVAGVHPEVDFVKELKLWRVLQSDLIESAKDISTGGLAIAAYKWACVSNKGLEINVNIKQPIDIFSESLSRAFVEIAPENCESFENLCNTLGLKYEKAGIVGGNEIKINEIKIPLQKAKDIYFNTFPKIMRNEFDIADNLV